In one Lycorma delicatula isolate Av1 chromosome 5, ASM4794821v1, whole genome shotgun sequence genomic region, the following are encoded:
- the Sec13 gene encoding nuclear pore and COPII coat complex component secretory 13, whose translation MVSILNTIDTGHEDLIHDAEMDYYGLRLATCSSDSSVKIYNLKSGTQTLVADLKGHYGPVWQVAWAHPKFGNLLASCSYDRKVIIWKESGEWTKLYEYNNHDSSVNSVAWAPHEYGLMLACGSSDGTISVLSNTTDASCWDAKKISNAHTIGCNAVSWCPATSPLPSSDPANSVRPSQVKRLVSGGCDNLVKIWKEEGDRWVEETKLEVHSDWVRDVAWAPSIGLPRSTIASCSQDHRVIIWTSDDNINWTSTVLHTFDDVVWNVSWSLTGNILSVSGGDNKVSLWRENNESQWICISEVTKGQGQMAGSEQRAL comes from the coding sequence atggtatCAATTTTGAATACAATTGATACTGGACATGAGGATTTAATTCATGATGCAGAAATGGATTATTACGGTTTGCGGCTTGCAACTTGTTCGTCTGACAGTTcagttaaaatatacaatttaaaaagcgGAACGCAAACTCTGGTTGCCGATCTAAAAGGACATTATGGCCCTGTGTGGCAGGTGGCTTGGGCTCATCCAAAATTTGGTAATTTACTTGCTTCATGTTCTTATGATAGAAAAGTTATAATATGGAAGGAAAGCGGTGAGTGGACCAAactttatgaatataataatcaTGATTCGTCGGTTAACTCTGTCGCTTGGGCTCCTCATGAATACGGGTTAATGTTAGCCTGTGGAAGTTCTGATGGTACAATTTCTGTACTGTCAAATACAACAGATGCTTCATGTTGGGATGCTAAGAAAATATCTAATGCCCATACTATTGGTTGCAATGCTGTAAGTTGGTGCCCTGCAACATCGCCCCTTCCTTCATCAGATCCAGCGAATTCTGTTCGACCTAGTCAGGTTAAAAGGCTTGTGAGTGGAGGTTGTGATAATTTGGTGAAAATATGGAAAGAAGAAGGTGATCGCTGGGTCGAGGAAACAAAACTTGAAGTCCACTCAGATTGGGTTAGAGATGTAGCTTGGGCTCCGTCCATTGGCCTTCCCCGAAGTACTATAGCAAGTTGTTCTCAAGACCATAGGGTAATCATCTGGACTAGTGATGACAATATAAACTGGACTTCAACTGTCCTGCACACATTCGATGATGTTGTTTGGAATGTCAGTTGGTCTCTTACAGGAAACATACTGTCTGTTTCAGGAGGTGATAACAAAGTGAGCCTTTGgagagaaaataatgaaagtcAGTGGATTTGTATAAGTGAAGTGACCAAAGGACAGGGACAAATGGCAGGAAGCGAACAGAGAGCATTATGA